Within Staphylococcus sp. NRL 16/872, the genomic segment GAGAAAGGTGCTTGATTAAGCCATTCTTGTGGTTCGTTTGATTCATTTAATGACACCATCCACTTAGCAAATTCTACTAAGCTAGCGTATTCAATTTGTACACCTTTAGGTTCACCAGTCGATCCAGAAGTAAAAATAGTGTATACCACATCATTCGGAGACATTTGACTATCAAAAATAGTTGGATTTTCTGATTGTTGAATATCATTAATAGTGATTTCTTGCTCTGAATGGTTTTCTAAAGTTTCTTCAGATGTATTTAAAATAAATTGTGGTTGGACTTTTTCAATAATCATTTGTACACGTTCTTGAGGTACAGATGTGTCAATTGGTACATAACCGCAACCAGCTTTAATTGCACCGATCATCCCTACTAACATATACGGTGACATATGACCATAAATAACCAATGGTTTTTGTGTATCTTGAAGTAAATGTGCTAACTTGCTTGATTCATCAATTAATTGTTGATACGTTAATTCATCTTCTTTATGTCTAATCGCTATACGGTCAGGATTTTTTTGACCAAAGTCATTAATTAAATTGATAATATCTGACATAATTTAACTCCTTATTAGAATTCATTATAAATGAAATTATTCTGTGTATCGCCTGACCCATATATTAGGTACAGTGCTATAAAAATCGCTAAATATAATATCGTTAATAAATAAGGCTTAGCTTTTTCGAAATAAAGCATAGCTTTACTAGGATTAGTATTTGTTTTCTTTTCTTTCAATGGCGTATTGCACCTCACTATTAATTACTTATAAATCATTATTAAAAGCTGAATACAGAAAGAAGTTGAAATCACAAAATATAATTTTCGTATTTTATTTTTACACTTCATTATAAGCAATATAATTTTTTAAAGCAATCTATTTTTTTTATATAATTTTTTATATGCATTTGTTCAAATTGCATTATAGAGGGCTATTTCCAAAAATTTTTTATAAAATAACCATCCATTTATTCCTTTAATTCGAACTTTAATGATAATAATTATAATAGTACTAAATGGTCTGTACTACAATTACATAATGTCTAACAAAACTGTTAGATTTAAAAATAAAAACTTCCTATTCTCTCCTATACAAATAATATAGAGAATAAGAAGTTTTTTATTCTTAATTATGAACTTGAGTTAATGGTTGTTCTCCTTGCAAAATCGCTTTGATGTTATCTACACAGAGCTGAATCATGCGATCTCTTGTCACCACAGAAGCGCTACCAATATGTGGTAAAATCACGGCATTGTTCATTTTTAGCAATGGATGATCGAATCTAATTGGTTCTTCACGTAAGACATCAAGCCCACATCCACCGATTTGATGGTGCTCAAGGGCTTCAATTAACGCCTCTTCATCGACGATAGCCCCTCTACCAATATTGATGAAGATGGCGTCGTTTTTCATTTTTGAAAATGCAGTCGCGTTAAATTTATCAGCTGTTTCACTCGTCAACGGTGCTGTACAAACTACAAAGTCACTACGTTCTAGCAAGTCATCAAATGAC encodes:
- a CDS encoding teichoic acid D-Ala incorporation-associated protein DltX — protein: MLYFEKAKPYLLTILYLAIFIALYLIYGSGDTQNNFIYNEF